The sequence below is a genomic window from Bombus pyrosoma isolate SC7728 linkage group LG9, ASM1482585v1, whole genome shotgun sequence.
TGCGAATGTATATCAACGATAGTATCATAATAGGAAACCCTATGTCAAGAATGTGATAGTTTAACAATTGTTAACTCTCTTTTACAATTCTACAGTTCACTGATGGTAAATTGAAAgtatattatacgtacataGTACCGAAATGTTTGAAGTCTTCGATTGTGCAGTCATTTTTTTGCAGCTATCATGAGAAACTAACAGAATATGGAATATTTCTTGAACCGTgtctaaaaatttatcgaaaacgGTAATTTAGCTAATGATTACAGGAATAACTGGATGGGTCCACATGAATATAGAATAAAGTCACGagaagtattatttttattggtgttacgtgttacaaaaatatattacaaattattttgtaaaagtatCCGCCAAATAAACATTACACTTCATAATGGCTAATGTCTAATAATCCTTTCAATTAACTTTAAGCTAtattaaattcgaatttttcaactatataggtaattttatattaataatgaatgtATAAGTATGCAGCGcaacattaaattttccataaaatttacatagtttaaaaagaaatacagtCTTACAGGAACATTTATACAACAGAACACTTATATAgaactttatacatttatacaacAGAAAAGCTTAGAAGTTCACTTGAGGTCTAAAATGTTTTTGCAGCTTATTTGCCTTAAACTGCAATTGTGTAGAATATTTTGCTTGTACTCTTTCCATATATTTGATATCTCTCGCTTTCTTTACAACTGCCTCTTTTTGTGTTTCTGACCATCCTAAAGCTCTATATTGTGACAGTATTTTACGCAGTTTTGTACTCTTTGATACTGCAACTGCCCTATTTGGATTTAAGTTTTGTTTATAGTATCTGAACAGAGATCTATGACCAATAATACTTCCTGATGGTAATACTAGCTGGTAATCGCTATCGTCTAATTCTGGTATTTCAACCTCTGCATCTGGATCACCAATTTCTACATCAGGATAGCTGGAtgaataatcataaaattctGCATATTCTGCTAATGCATCTCCTTCGTGCAACATTTTACAATGACCTTTATCTATCATATGTGCCCTAGCAGCCTCAACAGTTTGAAAACATCTTcctgttaatttattataaacaaacaCAATTAGTTTGacaatttctttataattataaaaatacaaatttaaattaacttaCCAGAATCATTACACCAAATGCACATGTATCCAGCAAAAATTTTTTCTCCAAGATACATAAGTAAACCTTTAATGTCTGTGCAATATTCAGGATCTGGTACGAAGAACGAATGTGCAATTGTCATGTGTTTTAGATTGCGTACCAATGACCTACTATGATGATTGCAAAATAAACAATTGTTATTTGTGACTGGATTTTCAGTATCTTCCACCCATTCGTCAGAATTTATAGATTCAATATCAGAATCTACTTCCATATCTTCACTTAGTTGTTTTACAGAAACTTTCCCTTgcacatttttcttaattacagAACCAAACGATAGACCAGCATTATTTTCAAGATCTTCACTTTCAGTTTCAAAAGCAACATCTTGCTTTGCACATTTCTCCTTATGtttttttgataataaatgattttcatATTGGTTTCTTGTGTTGAAATTCttcttacatattttacaactcattgttccttcttccttttctttctcatctTTGGTCCTTTGTGCAATCACTCTTTTCTGAAATTCTTCTATGGATACAGGAGGTAGTTCAgctacttttctttttaaattgtatctGTGCCAGTCTGATTTGTAGTGTTGTCTCTGTATATCTAAATCTCTGAATGCTACTCGGCATGTGATGCAAGTAAACAGCGAAGTCATTTTTGTTAATAGGTTTTAacaaactaaaaattaataacagccAACgactttataaatttactattCTTAAGCGTCAAAGATTtcgttgttaaatattaactatattataacatttactgcagtttatttattacggTAATCAATACTACTAAGACGCATCACGTGCACAACTACGTCTTGCACAAACATCGAGGTTATGTTGGTGGTCAACACAATTACTAATATCGAAACTTATTACATCAGTATATTTAGAAgcatacgtatatttatttctgtacttgtaagataagaaaattttttgataaattatcaatAAGTCATATGCTTGATTTTTACGACAATCTTGTGAAATATGTACTTGTGAAAGAACTAagcattataattataactataACATCAAAAAAGTCACCAATAAGTTTGTCATTGAGAAGTTTTTAATTGTgactgaaaaattaaaatttaatactaaaaatatctgttaaaTGTATACTTGTTTATTCACATGgctttatattaattaatttatattgataTCGTATCGGTTATAAGCATACATTCTAATTTATGATTAGACAAGACTACtgcattgttattatttctttaaatcaaTCCAAATTGggttattttttatactcaTATAAGCAAACAAAAGTCTTTCTCAATTGCATTcatatagtaaataaatttttacatcgtTGTATGTTAAGATAATATTTCAGTGACAAACATCAGCGAATCtcttatcgaaataattaagGAATCGAATGAGGAATGAaatcatgaaatttttattgtatcttTGATAATGATAATGTACGAGGGCACATGgggattaaataaaaaataaacatgtatttaagaaaagtagaaatagTGATGGTTTCAATCTTAGTTTTGAACGATTTAATGCTGCAAAAATTCATATCACTTTGAACacaattcaatatttaaaactcTTAAAAGTCTTGAAAATCATGTAAGTCTTAAAAGACTTGTATGTAGCAAAtcttaaaagtattaaaagtaGGATATAATAAAGAGATTGTAGATTGTAGATACAAGATATTGAATGCATTAAGACTTATTAGACTTATCAAGACTTTTAACAGATATCGAAACTTTAAAGATTCAAGATTAAAGACTTATCGAGACTTCCaaaatctttcaaatataaaagcaTGCTTACATTCGAATTCTTCGcaatatgtagatatatattcaAAACAATTCTGTATCACCTCACCTGAAAGTCAAAGTGAgagtaaatacaaaatacaactAGTCACGTGGTATTCCAGCTATTGGCTGATTAGTCGTTAGCAAATTATAATCTTCAGGGACAGCTTTATATTAttggagaaaatatttaaactcacctgctaaatttaatatatttgcttGATACATTGTAACGGAAGTATTTGCTCGGTATAGCTCAATGTGGACAAATGtattcgatttttcaatttaggAAATTAATGTTCgaaaaaataacgttttattttactttattacaaCCAGGTGCGTACAACCGAAcagaagattattttatatgtgaaGATAAGTAAAAAGTGCACAAAAGCTTTTCCGGTTTCTTTCCTGAAAAATTTGAGTTGGAAGATGTTCaatcaaaaatttgttcgcTACACGCgtattcgatgaatttttaaatgtggATTTTTTGAAAGCGAACCaattgtattctatattttcgatttagtttaatttactTTAGTTTAGTATCACGCGATCTGCCATACTCCATATTTTACAATTGAAAAGTTGCAATATTGGTTTTGATTTGCCgcttattattttaaatttacttataatatttacaacgtTTAAAGCTCTATTCAACAAAGAATATACGTGTTCATTTAAAAAGATCATCTTTTagtttttatcatttgtatCATTCATCGTTCAAACCATAGCTTATATGACCGTGATTCAAccttaattattaattcaactCTGTTTTCCCCAGATTTCGATCATGTGGTTTTATTTACCTCTCCTGACTGGATTCGTTGGTGAAAAAGATTAGGTAACGGCACAAATATCAGTCGCGGGGATCCACGACTGACGTTTACGGCGCTGGTTTCGAGGATCGTTTCGTTTGCAGTTGTATTCAGATAGTAGCCGTCTCAGAAGCCGGAACGTTTCGTGTGCACGTCTCAAGCGATAAAGTTACGCACAGCACGCAATCCTTTGCAAAGAATCTGCAAGCAAATAGCCATTTGACAACAGGGATACTTGTCATCGAACAGGAAAAGGGATAGAGAGTACGCAGAAGTATCATCACGGTGTCACGTCTACGCGATTGACCGTTTCAACGACCGACTTTCGTAGGCGACATCGTTGAAAGACGTAAAACGAGACACTGGGGTACACCCGACAGGGCGATCCATCTGTGTCGATACACCTACGAACACCCGTTCAATTTTCACGCTAGAAGGCGGCCGTCCAGCAGGGCGATACCATTTTATATGACTTTTCTGCGACGTCAAGGTGAGTGGAAACATGGTATAGTAACGATCGCCGATGTTCTATCTGGTATCGTTTCGTATACTTCCGACGCTAATTTTAGCGACCAGCCATTTTGGACACGAGAACGTGCACGAGATCCGCGACCAGTTTATTTTACACGGGAATTGAACATTTCCACCGTATCCTAATCTTTTCTTCGCCTTGTTCCATAAGCAAACGTACATACATGCATACCACGTTTCATCTTCGTCTTTTACTCGTCGTATCCGTTTGTTGCCTTTCATATCACAACGACGTAACGTTGGATCGATATTGCTTACCGGATTATTGAACGTACCGAAACGGATAGTTTCGTCGCTCGAGTGAACCACGAGATTGCGATAACgtgcgtataacgtaatattttgaTGAATCATGgtttaatatatacaatgtacgTTTCGATGGTTATGGGAAACGAGTGAAACAAAGTTCGAGAAAAAATACGAGGTGTAATGtcttaaaaagtaatattaggAAGAGGTGTTAGAAGCGgttatatgtttaaaatttcttcattcgTTTCTCATATCTTTTTGTACGTTTGATTTATTTCGCATGGTTTAAGAAGTGCAACATCACCTATACTAAATTagcaattataataaatcgtATCACGGAGAAAggactattttttaaattaaccgGTATACATCGAGTGGTGTATTTAAACTTTGGTACTGTCGATAAAGAGAACAGATTGGTATAGTTGTGTATCACTGTCGAGTTTGATTGTTCTTCCaccataatattacatatatgttaaTGTTGACTTAAACGGTTTGTCCGTTGGTGTTTGTATCGAATCGTCGACTATCCGTACTTTGTACGCTTATCACGATCGACCATTCTTCTTCGATATAAGGCCATTATTTTTGTGCGTTTGCATGTTTGAATGTTTACCGATCGAAATTCGACGAAGTGTGCACCGAGTGATTTCCTGAAATagattggaaaaattgtgTAAATTATAGAGTTACATCGCTCGTTCCTTCTTTATCGGCAAACAAAGATCATtggagaaatttcttttttctttatttgtaa
It includes:
- the LOC122571270 gene encoding zinc finger protein 622; translation: MTSLFTCITCRVAFRDLDIQRQHYKSDWHRYNLKRKVAELPPVSIEEFQKRVIAQRTKDEKEKEEGTMSCKICKKNFNTRNQYENHLLSKKHKEKCAKQDVAFETESEDLENNAGLSFGSVIKKNVQGKVSVKQLSEDMEVDSDIESINSDEWVEDTENPVTNNNCLFCNHHSRSLVRNLKHMTIAHSFFVPDPEYCTDIKGLLMYLGEKIFAGYMCIWCNDSGRCFQTVEAARAHMIDKGHCKMLHEGDALAEYAEFYDYSSSYPDVEIGDPDAEVEIPELDDSDYQLVLPSGSIIGHRSLFRYYKQNLNPNRAVAVSKSTKLRKILSQYRALGWSETQKEAVVKKARDIKYMERVQAKYSTQLQFKANKLQKHFRPQVNF